A genomic window from Artemia franciscana chromosome 14, ASM3288406v1, whole genome shotgun sequence includes:
- the LOC136035430 gene encoding U1 small nuclear ribonucleoprotein A-like produces MDIRPNHTIYINNLNEKIKKEELKKSLYAIFSQFGAILDIIALKTLKMRGQAFVIFKDIGAATNALRSMQGFPFYDKPMRIQYAKVDSDAIAKVKGTFTEKKKKVKEIKKDKKKEQRKEAPLPPPAYGAPAPFTPSAMPAVQPPIQAAPVLEQPPNQILFLTGLPEETNEMMLSMLFNQFPGFKEVRLVPGRHDIAFVEFESEIQSSAARNALQGFKLTPTHGMKISFAKK; encoded by the exons ATGGACATCAGGCCCAATCAtactatttatattaataatttgaatgaaaaaattaagaaagagg AGCTGAAGAAATCCTTGTATGCTATATTTTCTCAATTTGGAGCTATTTTAGATATCATAGCtttgaaaacattgaaaatgcGAGGTCAAGCCTTTGTAATATTCAAGGACATTGGGGCTGCAACCAATGCACTTAGATCTATGCAAGGATTCCCGTTCTATGATAAACCAATGAGGATTCAATATGCCAAGGTTGACTCAGATGCTATTGCCAAAGTGAAAGGGACattcactgaaaaaaagaagaaagtcaaggagataaaaaaagacaaaaagaaagaacag aggAAAGAGGCTCCTCTTCCTCCTCCAGCTTATGGTGCTCCAGCACCTTTTACTCCAAGTGCCATGCCAGCTGTTCAACCTCCAATACAAGCCGCTCCTGTCTTGGAGCAGCCTCCTAACCAAATCCTCTTCCTCACTGGTTTGCctgaagagacaaatgaaatgATGTTGTCAATGCTCTTCAACCA GTTTCCTGGGTTTAAGGAAGTTCGTTTGGTACCTGGTCGTCACGATATCGCTTTCGTTGAGTTTGAAAGTGAGATCCAATCCTCAGCTGCTCGAAACGCTCTTCAGGGCTTCAAGCTCACTCCAACCCACGGCATGAAGATTTCTTTTGCCAAAAAGTAG